Within Streptomyces roseirectus, the genomic segment CCAGTCCTTCGCCGACGTCTCGAGCAGCGGCTTGGAGATGGAGATCCCCGCGTTGTTGACGACCAGGTCGACCCCGCCGAACGCGAGCACGGCGGCCTTGAACGCCTCGGCGATCTGCTCCTCGGACGTCACGTCCACGGTCACGGCGACCGCCTTGTCGGCGCCCCCGAGGTCCCGCGCGACGGCGGCGGCGTTCTCGGCGTTCAGGTCCGCGACGACGACACACGCGCCCTCGGCGACCAGCCGCTCGGCGATCGCCTTCCCGATGCCGCTGCCCGCGCCCGTCACCAGCGCGACCCGCGTGGCGAGCGCCTTCGGCTTCGGCATCCGCTGGAGCTTGGCCTCCTCAAGGGCCCAGTACTCGATGCGGAACTTCTCCGACTCCTCGATCGGCGCGTACGACGAGACCGCCTCGGCCCCGCGCATCACGTTGATCGCGTTGACGTAGAACTCCCCGGCGACCCGGGCCGTCTGCTTGTCCTTGCCGAAGGAGAACATCCCGACGCCCGGGACCAGCACGATCGCCGGGTCCGCGCCGCGCAGGGCGGGCGAGTCCGCGTCGGCGTGCCGCGCGTAGTAGGCCGCGTACTCCTCGCGGTACTCGGCGTGCAGCTCCTTCAGCCGCGCCACCGCCTCCTCCAGCGGGGCGGACGGCGGCAGGTCGAGGACGAGCGGGCGCACCTTCGTCCGCAGGAAGTGGTCCGGGCAGGACGTGCCGAGCGCGGCGAGGCGGGGGTGCTCGGCGCGGGACAGGAACTCCAGGACGGGCGCGGTGTCGGTGAAGTGACCGACCTGCGGCCTGTCCTGCGAGGCGAGCGCCCGCACGTACGGGGCGAGCGCGGCGGCCCGCTCACGCCGCTCGGCCTCCGGCAGCGCCTCGTACCCCGCGAGCACGGGACCGAACGGCTCGGGCCTGCCCTTGTCCGCGAGGAACTTCTCGGCCGTGCGGATGATGTGCAGCGAGTTGCGCTCGCACTCCTCCGCCGTCCCGCCCCACGCGGTGATGCCGTGCCCGCCGAGGATCACGCCGATCGCCCGCGGGTTCGCCTCCTTGATCGCGGCGATGTCCAGGCCGAGCTGGAACCCCGGGCGCCGCCACGGCACCCAGGCGACCGTGTCCCCGAAACACTCGGCGGTCAGCTTCTCCCCGTCCGCCGCGCAGGCCAGCGCGATCCCGGAGTCGGGGTGCAGATGATCGACGTGCGCGGCGTCGACGAGACCGTGCATCGCGGTGTCGATGGACGGCGCCGCCCCGCCCTTGCCGTGCAGGCAGTAGTCGAACGCGGCGACCATCTCGTCCTCGCGCTCCACGCCCGGATACACCGAGGTGAGCGCCCGCAGCCGGTCCAGCCGCAGCACGGCGAGCCCGGCCTCGGTGAGCGTCCCGAGGTCACCCCCGGACCCCTTGACCCACATCAGCTCCACCTCACCCCCGGTCACGGGATCGGTGTCCCTCCCCTTCGCGGAGGCGTTCCCCCCGGCGTAGTTGGTGTTCCGGGGATCGGCACCGAGCCGATGGGACCGGGCGAGCAGAGCGGCGGCTTCGGGATGGGTGGACATGTGCGTTCCTCGGCTTCTCGGAGAAAAAGGGGACGGGACGGTCGTCACTCGGGATTCGGTCGGCGGCTCAGGCACCCCACCCGGCCTGCTGCCCACCAACACGCTCCGCCACGATCTTCTCCGCCCACCCGGACCGGGCGTACGCGGCGATGGGATCCGCGTCCAGCCCCATCTCCTCGCGGACCTCCCGCAGCAGCGGCCGCACGTCCGTGTTGAACGCGTCCATCAGCACGGCGTTGGCGGCCAGCACGTCCCCGGCGACCTGGGCCGCGCCCAGCGCCTCCCGGTCCACCAGCAGCGCCTTCGCCGTCGCCTCCTGCACATTCATCACGGACCGGATGATCGCCGGGATCTTCGCCTCCAGGTTGTGGCACTGGTCCAGCATGAACGCGACGTCGGCCGAGAACCCCCCGCCCCGCGAGACCTCGTACATGATCCGGAACAGCTGGAACGGGTCCGCGGCCCCCACCATCAGATCGTCGTCCGCGTAGAACCGGGAGTTGAAGTCGAACCCGCCGAGCTTCCCCTCCCGCAGCAGCAGCGCGACGATGAACTCGATGTTGGTGCCCGGCGCGTGGTGCCCGGTGTCGACGACGACCCGCGCCTTGGGCCCGAGCTTGAGGCAGTGCGCGTAGGCGGTGCCCCAGTCGGGGACGTCGGTCGTGTAGAAGGCCGGCTCGAAGAACTTGTATTCGAGGAGCATCCGCTGCTCGTCGCCGAGCCGCGCGTACACCTCCGCGAGGGCCTCGCCGAGCCGTTCCTGCCGGGCGACGATGTCGTCCTGCCCGGGGTAGTTCGTCCCGTCGGCGAACCAGAGCTTCAGATCGCGGGACCCGGTGGCGTCCATGATGTCGACGCACTCGAGGAGATGCGCGACGGCCTTGCGGCGCACCGCGGCGTCCGCGTGGCAGACGCTGCCGAGCTTGAAGTCGTCGTCCTGAAACGTGTTCGAGTTGATCGCGCCGAGCTTCAGCCCGCGCTCCTCGGCATGTTTCGCAAGTGCCGCGTAGTCCTCGACCTTGTCCCAGGGAATGTGGAGTGCGACGGTCGGCGCCACGCCGGTGAACGCGTGGACCTGGGCGGCGTCGTCCAGCTTCTCCCAGGGCGAGCGCGGCACCCCCTGCTGGGCGAACACCTTGAACCTGGTCCCCGAGTTCCCGTACGCCCAGGACGGCGTCTCGACGGCCTGGTTCTTCAGTGCGGCCTTCACCGCGGCGAGATCGGTCACGTGGGGCTCCTGAGGCAGGCATCGGATGAAACGATTCAGAAGGGGAAGCTATGGGCGGGCCGGAGGAGTGTCAACCCCTTCGGTCAGGCTCGTTCTCCGTGACCATCGTGTGACCTTCGGCTATCGAAATTTTTTCGAGACGGACCCATTGACGTGACATGCCCGTGGTGCCTACGGTCCCGGCAATCCAGTTGAAACCTTTCACGACGTCGTGGGGCTCACCGCCGGCGTCGTCGTCGAGGAGTTCCCATGACCCACCCGTCCGACGCGGGACCCGCCCCGGTGCTGGCGCTCAAGGACGTCGCCAAGTCCTTCGGCGCCGTCCGGGCCCTGCGCGGCGTCTCCCTGGAGCTGTTCCCCGGCGAGGTGCACGCGCTCGCCGGGGAGAACGGCGCGGGCAAGTCGACGCTGATCAAGACGCTCGCCGGGGTGCACCGACCCGACGCCGGCCAGGTGCTCCTCGACGGCGCGCCGGTCGCCTTCCACGGCCCCGGCGACGCCCGCGACGCCGGGATCGCCGTGATCTACCAGGAGCCGACGCTCTTCCCCGACCTGTCGATCGCCGAGAACATCTTCATGGGCCGCCAGCCGCGCCGCGCCCTCGGCCGCATCGACCACAAGGCCACCCACGACGCGACCGCCGCCCTGATGGCCCGGCTCGGCGTCGCCCTCGACCCCGACCGCCCCGCGCGCGGCCTGTCCATCGCCGACCAGCAGATCGTCGAGATCGCCAAGGCCCTCTCCTTCGACGCCCGCGTCCTGATCATGGACGAGCCGACCGCCGCCCTCACCGGCAGCGAGGTCGCCCGCCTCTTCGGCGTCGTGCGCACCCTGCGCGAACAGGGCGCGGCCGTGCTGTTCATCTCGCACCGTCTGGAGGAGATCTTCCAGATCTGCCAGAAGGTGACGACCCTGCGCGACGGCGCCTGGATCGCCAGCGAGAGCGTCGACGGCATGACCGAGGACGACCTCGTGCGCCGCATGGTCGGCCGCGACCTCGACGAGCTGTACCCCAAGCAGGACGTCACCCCCGGCGCCGTCGCTCTCAGCGTGCGCCGCCTGACCCGCGAGGGCGTCTTCACCGACGTCTCCTTCGACGTCCGGCGCGGCGAGATCGTCGGCCTCGCCGGACTCGTCGGCGCCGGCCGCACCGAGGTCGCGCGCGCCGTGTTCGGCATCGACCGCTGGGACGCCGGTGAGGTCACCGTCGACGGCAGGCCCCTCACCAACGGCGCCCCCTCCGTCGCCATGGCCTCCGGGCTCGCCCTGGTCCCCGAGGACCGCCGCGCCCAGGGCCTTGTGATGGACATGTCCATCGAACGCAACATCGGCCTCACGGGTCTGCGGACGACCGTCAGGGCGGGCCTCATGGACCGGGGCGCCGAGCGCAGCCGCTCCCTCGACTGGGCCGTCAAGCTCCAGGTCAAGTACGCCCGGCTGGCCGACACCGTCAACACTCTTTCGGGTGGGAACCAGCAGAAGGTCGTCCTCGCGAAATGGCTGGCCACCCGCCCGCAGGTCCTCATCGTCGACGAACCCACCCGGGGCATCGACGTCGGCACCAAGGCCGAGGTGCACCGGCTGCTCAGTGAGCTGGCCGCCGACGGGGTCGCCGTCCTGATGATCTCCTCCGACCTGCCCGAGATCCTCGGCATGGCCGACCGCGTGCTCGTCATGCACGAGGGCCGGCTCACCGCCGAGATCTCCCGCTCCGACGCCACCGAGGAAACCGTGATGGCCGCAGCCACCGGGAGGGCCGCATGAGCGCCCTGCCCGTCGAGGTGCCGAAGTCCTCCGGGACCCGGCTCGTCGACCGTGTCTTCAAGATGCGCGAACTCGCCATCCTGGTCGTCTTCCTGGTGATGATCGCCATCACGCAGGCCGGCAACAGCGAGTTCCTGTCCGAGCAGGGCATCAAGGACCTCCTGCTCAACGCGACGATCCTCGTCCTGGTCGCCACCGGCCAGTCCCTGGTCGTCATCACCCGCAACGTCGACCTGTCCGTCGGCTCCACCCTCGGCATCAGCGCCTTCGCCGCCGGCACCTACCTGCACGGCGGCGGCAACGCGGTCGTCGCGATCGCCCTCGCGGTGCTCATGGGCATCGGGTTCGGGCTGCTCAACGGGCTGCTCGTCAGCCTCGGCCAGGTGCCCGCCCTCGTCGTCACCCTCGGCACCCTCTACATCATCCGGGGCATCGACTCCATCTGGGTCGGCTCCCGCCAGATCACCGCCGCCGACCTGCCCGGCGGATTCGTCGACTTCGGCTCCGGCGGCATCTCCGCGATCCCCTACCTCGCGCTGATCGCGCTCGCCGTGCTCGTCGGGACCGCCTACTACCTCAAGCACTTCGGCAGCGGACGCGAGCTGTACGCGCTCGGTTCCAACCCCGAGGCCGCCCGCCTCGCCGGCATCCCCGTCCGCAAGCGGATCCTCGCCGCCTACACCTTCTGCGGGGCCCTCGCCGGACTCGCGGGCGCCCTGTACCTGGCCCGGTTCGGCAACGTCGACTCCGGGACCGGCAACGGCTACGAGCTGACCGTCGTCAGCGCCGTCGTCGTCGGCGGCGTCGTCTTCACCGGCGGCTCCGGCAGCGTCTACGGCGCCGCGCTCGGCGCGCTGCTGCTGACGTCCGTCAACAGCGTCCTGCCCGCGCTCGGCGTCAGCTCCGTGTGGGTGCTCGCCATCAACGGCGTCCTGCTGCTGCTCGCCATCGCCGTGGACCGGGTGGTCGCGCTGCGGGTCGCCGCCGCGCTGAAGAAGAAGTCGGCGGGCACCCGCACGGCCGCGCAGAAGACAGGAGAGCGCCATGCCTGAGTCCCTGAACCGTGCGGTCCGCTGGGACACCGTCGTCGGTGCCCTGCTGATCGCCTTGCTCCTGCTCTCCTTCACCACCGTGGACGGCTTCGGCAACGCGCTCAACCTGTCGTTCCTGCTGGGCAACACGCTGCCGATCGCGCTCGTCGCGCTGCCGATGACGATGCTCGTCGTCTCCGGCGAGATCGACCTGTCCGTGGCGTCCACCGCCGGGCTCTCCGGGGCCGTCATGGGGGCGCTGTGGAACGAGGGGATGACGATCGAGACGATCATCCCGATCTGCCTCGCGCTCGGCGTCGTCTGCGGGCTGGTCAACGGGCTGCTCGTCACCCGGCTCGGCCTGCCGTCGCTGGCCGTCACCATCGGGACGCTCGCCGCCTACCGGGGGATCGCGCAGATCGTGCTCGGCTCCGACGCGGTCACCGACTTCCCGTCCCAGTACCTCGACTTCGCCGCCGGACGGGTCGGCGACAGCTTCCTGCCCCAGGCGTTCCTGCCGTTCCTCGTGCTGCTGGCCATCGCCGTCGTCGTCCTGCACGCCACCCCCTTCGGGCGGTCCGTGTTCGCGATCGGGGCCAGCGAGGAGGCCGCCCGGTTCGCGGGCATCAGGGTCCGGCGCAACAAGCTGATCCTGTTCACCGTCACCGGCCTGATGGCCTCGCTGACCGGGATCTTCTGGGCCCTGCACTACGCCAGCGCCCGCTACGACAACGCCACCGGCCTCGAACTCTCCGTCATCGCCGCCGTCCTGCTCGGCGGGATCGACTTCGACGGCGGCAAGGGCACCCTGGGCGGCGCCATCGCCGGCGTGTTCCTGCTGGGCACCGCGCAGAACGTCATGAGCCTCCAGGACGTCTCCGCGCAGTCGCAGATCGTCGTCACCGGCGTCCTGCTGGTCATCTCCGTGCTCGCCCCCCGCGTCGCACGCCAGATCTCCGTCGCGAGGGCGGGCAGACAAGCCGCCTCGACACCGACGCCGTCACTCCGCTCACCCTCGTAAAGGA encodes:
- a CDS encoding bifunctional aldolase/short-chain dehydrogenase codes for the protein MSTHPEAAALLARSHRLGADPRNTNYAGGNASAKGRDTDPVTGGEVELMWVKGSGGDLGTLTEAGLAVLRLDRLRALTSVYPGVEREDEMVAAFDYCLHGKGGAAPSIDTAMHGLVDAAHVDHLHPDSGIALACAADGEKLTAECFGDTVAWVPWRRPGFQLGLDIAAIKEANPRAIGVILGGHGITAWGGTAEECERNSLHIIRTAEKFLADKGRPEPFGPVLAGYEALPEAERRERAAALAPYVRALASQDRPQVGHFTDTAPVLEFLSRAEHPRLAALGTSCPDHFLRTKVRPLVLDLPPSAPLEEAVARLKELHAEYREEYAAYYARHADADSPALRGADPAIVLVPGVGMFSFGKDKQTARVAGEFYVNAINVMRGAEAVSSYAPIEESEKFRIEYWALEEAKLQRMPKPKALATRVALVTGAGSGIGKAIAERLVAEGACVVVADLNAENAAAVARDLGGADKAVAVTVDVTSEEQIAEAFKAAVLAFGGVDLVVNNAGISISKPLLETSAKDWDLQHDIMARGSFLVSREAARVMTAQGIGGDIVYIASKNSVFAGPNNIAYSATKADQAHQVRLLAAELGEHGIRVNGVNPDGVVRGSGIFAGGWGAQRAATYGIEEEKLGEFYAQRTILKREVLPEHVANAVFALTGGELTHTTGLHVPVDAGVAAAFLR
- the rhaI gene encoding L-rhamnose isomerase codes for the protein MTDLAAVKAALKNQAVETPSWAYGNSGTRFKVFAQQGVPRSPWEKLDDAAQVHAFTGVAPTVALHIPWDKVEDYAALAKHAEERGLKLGAINSNTFQDDDFKLGSVCHADAAVRRKAVAHLLECVDIMDATGSRDLKLWFADGTNYPGQDDIVARQERLGEALAEVYARLGDEQRMLLEYKFFEPAFYTTDVPDWGTAYAHCLKLGPKARVVVDTGHHAPGTNIEFIVALLLREGKLGGFDFNSRFYADDDLMVGAADPFQLFRIMYEVSRGGGFSADVAFMLDQCHNLEAKIPAIIRSVMNVQEATAKALLVDREALGAAQVAGDVLAANAVLMDAFNTDVRPLLREVREEMGLDADPIAAYARSGWAEKIVAERVGGQQAGWGA
- a CDS encoding sugar ABC transporter ATP-binding protein, which translates into the protein MTHPSDAGPAPVLALKDVAKSFGAVRALRGVSLELFPGEVHALAGENGAGKSTLIKTLAGVHRPDAGQVLLDGAPVAFHGPGDARDAGIAVIYQEPTLFPDLSIAENIFMGRQPRRALGRIDHKATHDATAALMARLGVALDPDRPARGLSIADQQIVEIAKALSFDARVLIMDEPTAALTGSEVARLFGVVRTLREQGAAVLFISHRLEEIFQICQKVTTLRDGAWIASESVDGMTEDDLVRRMVGRDLDELYPKQDVTPGAVALSVRRLTREGVFTDVSFDVRRGEIVGLAGLVGAGRTEVARAVFGIDRWDAGEVTVDGRPLTNGAPSVAMASGLALVPEDRRAQGLVMDMSIERNIGLTGLRTTVRAGLMDRGAERSRSLDWAVKLQVKYARLADTVNTLSGGNQQKVVLAKWLATRPQVLIVDEPTRGIDVGTKAEVHRLLSELAADGVAVLMISSDLPEILGMADRVLVMHEGRLTAEISRSDATEETVMAAATGRAA
- a CDS encoding ABC transporter permease, with the protein product MSALPVEVPKSSGTRLVDRVFKMRELAILVVFLVMIAITQAGNSEFLSEQGIKDLLLNATILVLVATGQSLVVITRNVDLSVGSTLGISAFAAGTYLHGGGNAVVAIALAVLMGIGFGLLNGLLVSLGQVPALVVTLGTLYIIRGIDSIWVGSRQITAADLPGGFVDFGSGGISAIPYLALIALAVLVGTAYYLKHFGSGRELYALGSNPEAARLAGIPVRKRILAAYTFCGALAGLAGALYLARFGNVDSGTGNGYELTVVSAVVVGGVVFTGGSGSVYGAALGALLLTSVNSVLPALGVSSVWVLAINGVLLLLAIAVDRVVALRVAAALKKKSAGTRTAAQKTGERHA
- a CDS encoding ABC transporter permease gives rise to the protein MPESLNRAVRWDTVVGALLIALLLLSFTTVDGFGNALNLSFLLGNTLPIALVALPMTMLVVSGEIDLSVASTAGLSGAVMGALWNEGMTIETIIPICLALGVVCGLVNGLLVTRLGLPSLAVTIGTLAAYRGIAQIVLGSDAVTDFPSQYLDFAAGRVGDSFLPQAFLPFLVLLAIAVVVLHATPFGRSVFAIGASEEAARFAGIRVRRNKLILFTVTGLMASLTGIFWALHYASARYDNATGLELSVIAAVLLGGIDFDGGKGTLGGAIAGVFLLGTAQNVMSLQDVSAQSQIVVTGVLLVISVLAPRVARQISVARAGRQAASTPTPSLRSPS